The proteins below come from a single Streptomyces tubercidicus genomic window:
- a CDS encoding DUF4231 domain-containing protein: protein MQPNSGPGVGLSPTETAVLLLGKIREGSDYTRSKKQRFRRSASVIKILTLALSAASTIILGLQSLNTWAGLAFALVALVTLLGAVEPFFNWRSRWVLMEEAQYRFRRLADELEYLVASTPADALTHDHLGELFGRYQTIWDDLGRTWLEHRREPAQSPSP, encoded by the coding sequence GTGCAGCCGAACAGTGGACCAGGTGTAGGTCTCAGTCCGACGGAGACAGCTGTCCTCCTGCTGGGCAAGATACGTGAAGGCAGCGACTACACCCGCAGCAAGAAGCAGCGGTTCCGTCGAAGCGCTTCGGTGATCAAAATCCTGACACTGGCGCTGTCCGCCGCATCTACCATCATCCTGGGTCTGCAAAGCCTCAACACGTGGGCCGGACTGGCATTTGCGCTGGTCGCTCTGGTGACGTTGCTGGGAGCCGTCGAACCGTTCTTCAACTGGCGCTCCCGGTGGGTGCTGATGGAGGAAGCGCAGTACCGATTCCGACGTCTTGCTGATGAACTGGAATACCTCGTGGCATCGACGCCCGCCGACGCTCTGACGCATGACCACCTTGGTGAACTGTTCGGCAGATACCAAACGATTTGGGATGACCTGGGCCGCACCTGGCTAGAGCATCGCCGCGAACCGGCACAGTCGCCTAGCCCCTGA
- a CDS encoding amidohydrolase family protein: protein MTLIAVEEHWIMPDLTSALRAVPPDRRDESLALNETGDHRRRLEDLGTDRIAAMDAQGIDVSIIALTPPGTHPLAPADAVRLSRAANDVAAEAVAGNPSRLRALSTLPMSAPHEVADELSRAADLGHIGTMVYGRSGDLFLDDPVYNDFFAAAAQLGQPVFLHPQLPSSALRDASYRGFDPMTDLGLATFGWGWHLDAATAALRLILRGTFDRHPDLQIVLGHWGEMLLFWLDRADSLSRVSGLPRPVSHYIRSNFFITASGMLNPALLHHTLSVTTVDRLLFSTDYPFQRPTREDITTFLGHFASDADREKFSSANATALYGLDA from the coding sequence ATGACGCTCATCGCCGTCGAAGAACACTGGATCATGCCGGACCTGACGTCCGCGCTCCGAGCCGTCCCGCCTGACCGCCGTGACGAAAGCCTCGCCTTGAACGAGACGGGCGACCACCGGCGGCGCCTGGAAGACCTCGGCACAGACCGGATAGCCGCCATGGACGCCCAAGGCATCGACGTATCGATCATCGCCCTGACACCGCCCGGCACCCACCCGCTCGCCCCAGCGGATGCCGTGCGGCTCAGCCGCGCCGCGAACGACGTCGCCGCCGAGGCCGTCGCCGGTAACCCGTCAAGGCTTCGGGCGCTCTCAACTCTGCCCATGTCGGCGCCACATGAGGTTGCCGACGAACTCTCGCGAGCCGCCGACTTGGGTCACATCGGCACCATGGTCTACGGCCGCTCAGGCGACCTCTTCCTGGACGACCCCGTCTACAACGACTTCTTCGCCGCCGCAGCACAGCTCGGCCAGCCGGTTTTCCTCCACCCCCAACTGCCCTCCTCCGCGCTGCGCGACGCGTCCTACCGAGGCTTCGACCCGATGACGGACCTCGGGCTGGCCACCTTCGGCTGGGGATGGCATCTCGACGCCGCGACCGCCGCGCTGCGACTGATCCTTCGGGGAACCTTCGACCGGCACCCCGACCTGCAGATCGTGCTCGGACACTGGGGTGAAATGCTGCTGTTCTGGCTGGACCGGGCCGACAGCCTTTCCCGCGTCTCCGGCTTGCCACGACCGGTATCGCATTACATACGGTCGAACTTCTTCATCACCGCCTCCGGCATGCTCAATCCGGCGCTCCTCCACCACACCCTCTCGGTGACGACCGTGGACCGCTTGCTGTTCTCCACCGATTACCCCTTCCAGCGTCCGACCCGCGAGGACATCACCACCTTCCTCGGCCATTTCGCATCCGACGCGGACCGCGAGAAGTTCTCGTCGGCCAACGCGACAGCCTTGTACGGCCTCGACGCCTGA
- a CDS encoding SDR family oxidoreductase has product MSAPTSNATPPTILVVAAGRGLGHAIAEQFLDKGWHVIGTVRPDSPGPKLHDLAETAGGRLEIETLNINAPEQIAALRRRLDGRALDILFVNAGITTRDEHIPIGEVTTDEFNDVMLTNALSPMRVIESLQDLVTPTGLIGVMSSGQGSIANNETGRREVYRGSKAALNQFMRSFAVRQPEPARTLLVMAPGWVRTDLGGSDAPLGIEDSVPRLVNVMLAQCGTPGLQFRDYQGRTVPW; this is encoded by the coding sequence ATGTCTGCTCCCACCTCGAACGCAACACCCCCAACCATTTTGGTCGTTGCCGCCGGACGCGGGTTGGGCCATGCCATCGCCGAGCAGTTCCTCGACAAGGGGTGGCATGTCATCGGCACGGTCCGGCCGGACAGCCCGGGACCCAAGCTCCACGACCTCGCCGAGACCGCCGGCGGCAGGCTGGAGATCGAAACGTTGAACATCAACGCGCCGGAGCAGATCGCGGCGCTGCGCAGGCGCCTGGACGGCCGAGCGCTGGACATCCTCTTCGTCAACGCGGGAATCACCACTCGGGACGAACACATCCCCATCGGCGAGGTCACGACCGACGAATTCAACGACGTCATGCTCACCAACGCGCTGAGCCCGATGCGCGTCATCGAATCCCTGCAGGACCTCGTCACCCCGACCGGCCTGATCGGTGTGATGTCGTCCGGCCAGGGCAGCATCGCCAACAACGAGACCGGGCGGCGAGAGGTCTACCGGGGCAGCAAGGCGGCACTGAACCAGTTCATGCGAAGCTTCGCAGTCCGCCAGCCCGAACCGGCACGCACGCTGCTGGTCATGGCACCCGGCTGGGTCCGCACGGATCTGGGCGGTTCGGACGCCCCGCTCGGTATCGAGGACAGCGTTCCCCGGCTCGTGAACGTGATGCTCGCTCAGTGCGGCACTCCCGGCCTGCAATTCCGTGACTACCAGGGCCGAACCGTTCCCTGGTAG
- a CDS encoding Lrp/AsnC family transcriptional regulator — translation MSRPEIADSDILEPDDVRILRALQIDPRVGFATVAKVLGLSELTVARRYRRMRRAGAIRVIGVVDPGALGQSRWMVRLRCRPGSATAIAEALAQRNDISWVALNAAGSEITCAVRSRSQEQRDDLLGRRLPRTAAVLDLQASVLLRQFVGGRGHYWAALAGTLTPEQESALGPGGSPFTERPVVRNQLSQLSAQDEKLLAALAADGRASLVDLAAAADLTPGRVSRRLHALISGGVVHIDVEIAPMALGYRARANLWMRAHPGKIKAVGRAMAQMPEVGFAAAVSGPYNLHAVVQCRDLDELFEFTTDRIGTLPGVEGMEVSPIVRQIKQAETRVDGDRLTDPPSEDSRR, via the coding sequence ATGTCGCGTCCCGAGATCGCTGATTCCGACATTCTGGAACCGGATGATGTGCGAATCCTTCGCGCCCTTCAGATTGATCCACGGGTCGGGTTCGCGACCGTGGCGAAGGTCCTGGGGCTCTCCGAGCTGACCGTCGCCCGCCGCTACCGGCGCATGCGGCGTGCCGGGGCGATCCGGGTGATCGGGGTCGTCGATCCGGGAGCGCTCGGGCAGAGCCGGTGGATGGTGCGCCTGCGCTGCCGGCCCGGCAGTGCCACGGCCATCGCCGAGGCACTCGCGCAACGCAACGACATCAGCTGGGTCGCCCTGAACGCCGCCGGCTCCGAGATCACCTGCGCCGTGCGCTCGCGGTCGCAGGAACAACGCGACGACCTGCTCGGCCGCCGGCTCCCCCGCACCGCCGCCGTACTCGACCTACAGGCATCGGTGCTGCTCCGCCAGTTCGTCGGCGGGCGCGGGCACTACTGGGCCGCGCTCGCCGGAACCCTGACCCCCGAGCAGGAGTCCGCCCTGGGGCCCGGCGGCAGCCCGTTCACCGAACGGCCGGTGGTACGGAATCAGCTCTCGCAGCTCAGCGCCCAGGACGAGAAGCTGCTCGCGGCCCTCGCCGCCGACGGACGGGCCAGTCTCGTCGACCTCGCCGCCGCGGCCGACCTCACACCGGGCCGGGTGTCACGACGTCTGCACGCACTGATTTCCGGCGGAGTGGTCCACATCGACGTGGAGATCGCCCCGATGGCCCTGGGATACCGAGCACGGGCGAACCTGTGGATGCGAGCCCACCCGGGCAAGATCAAGGCTGTCGGGCGGGCCATGGCGCAGATGCCCGAGGTGGGCTTCGCCGCCGCGGTATCCGGACCGTACAACCTCCATGCCGTCGTACAGTGCCGCGATCTCGACGAGCTGTTCGAGTTCACCACCGACCGCATCGGAACCCTGCCCGGCGTCGAAGGCATGGAGGTCAGCCCCATCGTCCGCCAGATCAAGCAGGCCGAAACCCGAGTCGACGGTGACCGCCTGACCGACCCGCCGAGCGAGGACAGCCGCCGCTGA
- a CDS encoding ROK family glucokinase encodes MSMYRDRGHRGSARATVLRTVGTRERRSLLTAPRVPTVGIDIGGTKVMAGVVDADGAILEKVRTETPDKSKSPRVVEDTITELVLDLSDRHDVHAVGIGAAGWVDADRSKVLFAPHLNWRNEPLRDRLAGRLAVPVMVDNDANTAAWAEWRFGAGRGQDHLVMITLGTGIGGAILEDGAVKRGKYGVAGEFGHMQVVPGGHRCPCGNRGCWEQYSSGNALVREARELAAADSPVAYNIIERVGGRIGDITGPLITELAREGDAMCVELLQEIGQWLGVGIANLAAALDPSGFVIGGGVSAADDLLIGPARDAFRRHLTGRGYRPEATIAKAQLGPEAGMVGAADLARLVARRFRRANRRRVERYERYERAGRR; translated from the coding sequence ATGAGCATGTACCGGGACCGGGGGCATCGAGGATCCGCCAGAGCCACCGTGCTGCGCACGGTCGGCACCCGTGAGCGGCGCTCCCTGCTGACCGCCCCCCGGGTGCCCACCGTCGGCATCGACATCGGCGGCACCAAGGTCATGGCGGGGGTGGTCGACGCCGACGGCGCCATCCTGGAGAAGGTCCGCACCGAGACGCCGGACAAGTCCAAGAGCCCCCGGGTCGTCGAGGACACCATCACCGAGCTGGTGCTCGACCTCTCCGACCGGCACGACGTCCACGCGGTCGGCATCGGCGCGGCCGGCTGGGTCGACGCGGACCGCAGCAAGGTGCTCTTCGCACCCCATCTGAACTGGCGCAATGAGCCGCTGCGCGACCGGCTCGCGGGCCGCCTCGCGGTGCCGGTGATGGTCGACAACGACGCCAACACCGCCGCCTGGGCGGAGTGGCGCTTCGGCGCCGGCCGCGGCCAGGACCACCTCGTCATGATCACGCTCGGTACGGGCATCGGCGGCGCGATCCTGGAGGACGGCGCGGTCAAGCGCGGCAAGTACGGCGTGGCCGGTGAATTCGGCCATATGCAGGTCGTCCCCGGCGGGCACCGCTGCCCGTGCGGCAACCGCGGCTGCTGGGAGCAGTACAGCTCCGGGAACGCCCTGGTGCGTGAGGCCCGCGAGCTGGCCGCCGCCGACTCCCCGGTCGCGTACAACATCATCGAGCGGGTCGGCGGCCGCATCGGCGACATCACCGGACCGCTGATCACCGAGCTGGCCCGGGAGGGCGACGCGATGTGCGTCGAGCTCCTCCAGGAGATCGGCCAGTGGCTCGGCGTCGGCATCGCCAACCTCGCCGCCGCCCTCGACCCGTCCGGCTTCGTCATCGGCGGAGGCGTCAGCGCCGCCGACGACCTGCTGATCGGCCCGGCCAGGGACGCCTTCCGGCGCCATCTCACCGGCCGCGGCTACCGCCCCGAGGCCACCATCGCCAAGGCCCAGCTGGGCCCCGAGGCCGGGATGGTCGGTGCCGCCGACCTGGCCCGTCTGGTGGCCCGCCGCTTCCGCCGCGCCAACCGGCGCCGCGTCGAGCGCTACGAACGCTATGAACGGGCCGGCCGCCGATGA
- a CDS encoding ATP-binding cassette domain-containing protein, translated as MTALVELTDVSKYYGNVRALEGVSLEVHAGEISCVLGDNGAGKSTLIKIIAGLHRHDAGSFTIDGEETGLASPREALDRGIATVYQDLAVVPLMPVWRNFFLGSEPTTGVGPFKRLDVKTMRETTRSELLRMGIDLRDVDQPIGTLSGGERQCVAIARAVYFGAKVLVLDEPTAALGVKQSGVVLKYVAAARDAGLGVVLITHNPHHAYLVGDRFVLLKRGTMAGSHAKSEIALEELTRQMAGGSELEQLSHELSRTATPEFPGGHRPE; from the coding sequence ATGACAGCGCTGGTCGAGCTGACCGACGTCAGCAAGTACTACGGGAACGTCCGGGCCCTGGAAGGTGTCTCGCTGGAGGTGCACGCGGGGGAGATCTCCTGTGTGCTCGGCGACAACGGCGCCGGGAAATCCACCCTCATCAAGATCATCGCGGGGCTGCACCGGCACGACGCCGGCTCCTTCACCATCGACGGCGAGGAGACCGGCCTCGCCTCCCCGCGCGAGGCCCTGGACCGCGGTATCGCCACCGTCTACCAGGACCTCGCCGTGGTCCCCCTCATGCCGGTGTGGCGGAATTTCTTCCTCGGCTCCGAGCCGACCACCGGCGTCGGCCCGTTCAAGCGCCTCGACGTCAAGACGATGCGCGAGACCACCCGCAGTGAGCTGCTGCGGATGGGCATCGACCTGCGCGATGTCGACCAGCCCATCGGCACCCTCTCGGGCGGCGAGCGGCAGTGCGTCGCCATCGCCCGCGCCGTCTACTTCGGCGCCAAGGTCCTCGTCCTGGACGAGCCGACCGCGGCGCTCGGCGTCAAGCAGTCCGGTGTCGTCCTCAAGTACGTCGCGGCCGCCCGGGACGCCGGGCTCGGCGTGGTGTTGATCACCCACAATCCGCACCACGCGTATCTCGTCGGCGACCGCTTCGTGCTGCTCAAGCGGGGCACGATGGCCGGCAGCCACGCCAAGTCGGAGATCGCTCTGGAGGAGCTGACCCGCCAAATGGCAGGCGGCAGCGAGCTCGAACAGCTCAGCCATGAGCTGTCCCGCACCGCCACCCCGGAATTCCCCGGAGGTCACCGGCCCGAGTGA
- a CDS encoding ABC transporter permease, whose amino-acid sequence MSPADAPALKPAGPAESGGDERLLHRSLARRLMGRPELGSVVGAAAVFLFFSIAAEPFLRASSLSTVLYASSTIGIMAVPVALLMIGGEFDLSAGVMVVSSALISSMFSYQMTANTWVGVGVSLLVTLAIGVFNGMLLTRTKLPSFIITLGTFFMLTGLNLGFTKLISGTVSTKTIADMEGFDSARAVFASHLSLGSVDIQITILWWLVLVAVATWILLRTRVGNWIFAVGGNADAARAVGVPVTKTKIGLYMGVAFAAWVSGQHLLFSYDAIQSGDGVGNEFLYIIAAAVGGCLMTGGFGSAIGAAVGAFIFGMASKGIVYAQWNPDWYKFFLGAMLLLATLLNAWVRKRAEAKA is encoded by the coding sequence ATGAGCCCCGCGGACGCCCCGGCACTGAAGCCCGCCGGCCCGGCCGAGAGCGGCGGCGACGAACGGCTGCTGCACCGCTCCCTGGCCCGCCGGCTGATGGGCCGCCCCGAGCTGGGCTCCGTCGTCGGCGCCGCCGCGGTCTTCCTCTTCTTCTCGATCGCCGCCGAGCCGTTTCTGCGGGCCTCCAGCCTCTCCACCGTGCTCTATGCCTCGTCGACGATCGGCATCATGGCCGTACCGGTGGCGCTGCTGATGATCGGCGGGGAATTCGATCTGTCGGCCGGTGTCATGGTCGTCAGCTCGGCGCTGATCTCCTCGATGTTCAGCTACCAGATGACCGCCAACACCTGGGTCGGCGTCGGGGTGTCGCTGCTGGTCACCCTGGCCATCGGGGTGTTCAACGGCATGCTGCTGACCCGTACGAAACTGCCCAGCTTCATCATCACGCTCGGCACCTTCTTCATGCTGACCGGCCTCAACCTCGGCTTCACCAAGCTGATCAGCGGCACCGTCTCGACGAAGACCATCGCCGACATGGAGGGCTTCGACTCGGCCCGTGCGGTCTTCGCCTCGCATCTGAGCCTGGGCAGCGTGGACATCCAGATCACCATCCTGTGGTGGCTGGTGCTGGTCGCGGTCGCCACCTGGATCCTGCTGCGCACCCGCGTCGGCAACTGGATCTTCGCGGTGGGCGGTAACGCCGACGCCGCACGGGCCGTGGGTGTCCCGGTGACCAAGACCAAGATCGGCCTCTACATGGGTGTCGCCTTCGCCGCCTGGGTCTCCGGACAGCATCTGCTGTTCTCGTACGACGCGATCCAGTCCGGCGACGGGGTGGGCAACGAGTTCCTCTACATCATCGCCGCGGCGGTTGGCGGCTGTCTGATGACCGGCGGCTTCGGCTCGGCGATCGGCGCCGCCGTCGGCGCCTTCATCTTCGGCATGGCCAGCAAGGGCATCGTCTACGCGCAGTGGAATCCGGACTGGTACAAGTTCTTCCTCGGCGCGATGCTGCTGCTCGCCACGCTCCTGAACGCATGGGTCCGCAAGCGGGCGGAGGCAAAGGCATGA
- a CDS encoding sugar ABC transporter substrate-binding protein yields the protein MGAVLAAALGASLAGCSSTGGLRAEQERAAQAAGGKAAVNTPRWTFAMVTHSGDGDTFWDIVQNGAQQAAVKDNIKFVYGHDKEGQRQSQLVQSYIDQKVDGLIVSLAKPNALKDVVAKAEKAGIPVITVNSGVEESKAFGALSHIGQDETVAGEAVGEELNKRGRKKALCVLHEQGNVGHEQRCDGAEKTFKGDLQKLYVEGTNMPDVQSSIESKLQADSDIDAVVTLGAPFAATAVKAKEQAGSKAEIDTFDLNAQVATGLKDGSLGFAVDQQPYLQGYQAVDLLWLYKYNSDVLGGGKPVLTGPQVITKKDAAALQDYTKRGTR from the coding sequence ATCGGCGCCGTGCTGGCGGCGGCGCTGGGCGCCTCCCTGGCGGGGTGCAGCAGCACCGGAGGTCTGCGCGCCGAGCAGGAGCGCGCCGCCCAGGCCGCCGGCGGCAAGGCCGCGGTGAACACCCCCCGGTGGACATTTGCGATGGTCACCCACTCGGGAGACGGCGACACCTTCTGGGACATCGTGCAGAACGGCGCCCAGCAGGCCGCCGTCAAGGACAACATCAAGTTCGTCTACGGGCACGACAAGGAGGGCCAGCGGCAGAGCCAGCTGGTGCAGTCCTATATCGACCAGAAGGTCGACGGGCTGATCGTCTCGCTGGCCAAGCCCAATGCCCTCAAGGACGTCGTAGCCAAGGCCGAGAAGGCCGGCATCCCGGTGATCACGGTGAACTCCGGCGTCGAGGAATCCAAGGCGTTCGGTGCGCTCAGCCACATCGGGCAGGACGAGACGGTGGCCGGCGAGGCGGTCGGCGAGGAGCTGAACAAGCGCGGCCGCAAGAAGGCCCTGTGTGTCCTGCACGAGCAGGGCAACGTCGGCCATGAACAGCGCTGCGACGGCGCGGAGAAGACCTTCAAGGGCGATCTGCAGAAGCTGTATGTCGAGGGCACCAACATGCCCGACGTGCAGTCCTCGATCGAGTCCAAGCTCCAGGCGGACAGCGATATCGACGCCGTCGTCACGCTCGGCGCGCCCTTCGCCGCCACCGCCGTCAAGGCCAAGGAGCAGGCCGGCAGCAAGGCCGAGATCGACACCTTCGACCTCAATGCCCAGGTCGCGACCGGTCTGAAGGACGGCTCCCTCGGCTTCGCCGTCGACCAGCAGCCCTACCTCCAGGGCTACCAGGCCGTCGATCTGCTGTGGCTCTACAAGTACAACTCCGATGTCCTCGGCGGCGGCAAGCCGGTGCTCACCGGGCCCCAGGTGATCACCAAGAAGGACGCCGCCGCACTGCAGGACTACACGAAGCGGGGGACCCGATGA
- a CDS encoding GntR family transcriptional regulator, producing the protein MGKRDTEQALGADGPVQFSVDRSSPVPLYFQLSQQLEAAIEHGRLAPGSLLGNEIELAGRLGLSRPTVRQAIQSLVDKGLLVRRRGIGTQVVHSQVKRPLELSSLYDDLEAAGQKPATRVLLNTTTEADAEVAAALGIAEGAEVALVERLRLAHDEPVAHLRNHLPAGLIELKTAELEQTGLYRLMRSAGITLHSARQAVGARAATVEEGARLDEPEGAPLLTMQRTTFDDTGRAVEFGSHVYRASRYAFEFQLLVRP; encoded by the coding sequence GTGGGGAAACGCGATACAGAACAAGCCCTGGGCGCCGACGGCCCCGTCCAGTTCAGCGTGGACCGGAGCAGTCCGGTCCCGTTGTATTTCCAGCTGTCCCAGCAGCTGGAGGCCGCGATCGAGCACGGGCGGCTGGCTCCCGGCAGCCTGCTCGGCAATGAGATCGAGCTGGCCGGCCGGCTCGGCCTGTCCCGGCCGACGGTGCGGCAGGCGATCCAGTCACTCGTCGACAAGGGCCTGCTGGTGCGCCGCCGCGGTATCGGCACCCAGGTCGTGCACAGCCAGGTCAAGCGCCCGCTGGAGCTGAGCAGCCTCTACGACGACCTGGAGGCGGCCGGGCAGAAGCCGGCCACCCGGGTGCTGCTCAACACCACCACCGAGGCCGACGCCGAGGTCGCCGCCGCGCTGGGGATCGCCGAGGGGGCGGAGGTCGCGCTGGTCGAGCGGCTGCGGCTGGCCCATGACGAGCCCGTCGCGCATCTGCGCAACCATCTCCCCGCCGGACTGATCGAGCTGAAGACCGCGGAGCTGGAGCAGACCGGTCTGTACCGCCTGATGCGGTCGGCCGGGATCACCCTGCACAGCGCCCGGCAGGCCGTCGGGGCCCGTGCCGCGACTGTCGAGGAGGGCGCGCGGCTCGATGAGCCCGAGGGTGCCCCGCTGCTCACGATGCAGCGGACGACCTTCGACGACACCGGGCGCGCGGTCGAATTCGGCTCGCATGTCTACCGCGCGTCCCGCTACGCCTTCGAGTTCCAGCTGCTGGTACGGCCCTGA
- a CDS encoding VOC family protein has product MSIRRVVPDIHSDDLDKSRAFYGLLGFEEVMNLGWVMTVACPANPTAQLIFMTHDKTAPVTPDMSIEVDDVDAAYAAVLASGAQIIRPLQDEEWGVRRFFVKDPNGRIVNVLSHRPSADGTGDATAAGPASDG; this is encoded by the coding sequence ATGTCCATTCGCCGCGTCGTACCCGACATCCACTCCGACGACCTGGACAAAAGCCGCGCGTTCTACGGCCTGCTGGGCTTCGAGGAGGTCATGAACCTGGGCTGGGTCATGACGGTCGCCTGCCCCGCCAACCCCACGGCCCAGCTCATCTTCATGACGCACGACAAGACCGCCCCCGTCACCCCCGACATGAGCATCGAGGTCGACGACGTGGACGCGGCCTACGCCGCCGTCCTGGCCTCCGGGGCGCAGATCATCCGGCCGCTCCAGGACGAGGAGTGGGGCGTCCGCCGCTTCTTCGTCAAGGACCCGAACGGCCGGATCGTCAACGTCCTCAGTCACCGGCCGTCAGCGGACGGCACCGGGGACGCCACAGCGGCGGGCCCCGCCAGCGACGGCTGA
- a CDS encoding PaaI family thioesterase: MAGSGQTSTAFDLAAAQMALEAQPFSRLVQARITEFAEGTATLEIDIRQELLQQHGFVHGGVLSYAADNTLTFAAATALGPAIVTGGFSIQYVRPALGRTLRARAEVVQAGRRQAVCRCELTMLDGEGAESVCAVAQGTAMTLNGSARGADEG, translated from the coding sequence ATGGCTGGTTCCGGGCAGACGAGTACGGCGTTCGATCTTGCGGCGGCGCAAATGGCCCTGGAGGCCCAGCCGTTCAGCAGGCTGGTGCAGGCGCGGATCACCGAATTCGCGGAGGGCACGGCGACGCTGGAGATCGATATCCGCCAGGAACTGCTGCAGCAGCACGGGTTTGTGCACGGCGGGGTCCTGTCGTACGCCGCCGACAACACCCTCACCTTCGCCGCGGCGACAGCCCTGGGCCCGGCCATCGTCACCGGCGGCTTCTCGATCCAGTATGTGCGCCCGGCGCTCGGCCGTACGCTGCGGGCCCGCGCCGAGGTCGTCCAGGCCGGGCGCCGGCAGGCCGTGTGCCGCTGTGAGCTGACCATGCTCGACGGGGAGGGGGCGGAGAGCGTGTGCGCGGTGGCGCAGGGGACCGCGATGACGCTCAACGGGTCCGCGCGCGGCGCTGATGAGGGGTAG
- a CDS encoding transporter substrate-binding domain-containing protein — protein sequence MKRAAALSALACLLAVTAAAPAASDAPAAVRGGATAAAGKASALDAVPRRGVLRVCTTGDYRPFSHRDPATGKYSGVDIAMAGDLAESLGATPRYVATTWAKLVGDLSAGRCDIAMGGVSITLPRARSVYFSEPTRTDGKTPLVRCTDKAKYRTLSQIDRPGTRVIVNPGGTNEEFARAHVHRATLTVHPDNTTIFDEIIAGRADVMMTDASETRYQAKIHPELCSLHPDKPFTFSEKSYALPRGDDEFKAYVDQWVHLATHDGTYRKYEDAWMK from the coding sequence ATGAAGCGCGCCGCCGCCCTCTCCGCTCTCGCCTGTCTGCTCGCCGTCACCGCCGCCGCTCCGGCGGCCTCGGACGCCCCCGCCGCGGTACGGGGAGGTGCCACCGCCGCTGCCGGGAAGGCGTCGGCCCTCGATGCCGTCCCCCGGCGCGGCGTGCTGCGCGTCTGTACCACCGGCGACTACCGCCCCTTCAGCCACCGCGACCCCGCCACCGGCAAGTACAGCGGGGTGGACATCGCGATGGCCGGGGATCTCGCCGAGAGCCTCGGCGCCACCCCGCGTTACGTGGCCACGACCTGGGCGAAGCTGGTCGGTGACCTGTCGGCCGGCCGCTGTGACATCGCCATGGGCGGTGTCTCGATCACCCTCCCGCGTGCCCGCTCCGTGTACTTCAGCGAGCCCACCCGCACCGACGGCAAGACGCCCCTCGTGCGCTGCACGGACAAGGCCAAGTACCGGACCCTGTCGCAGATCGACCGGCCCGGCACACGCGTCATCGTCAACCCGGGCGGCACCAACGAGGAGTTCGCCCGCGCCCATGTCCACCGGGCCACCCTCACGGTCCATCCGGACAACACCACGATCTTCGACGAGATCATCGCCGGCCGCGCCGATGTGATGATGACCGACGCGAGCGAGACCCGCTACCAGGCCAAGATCCACCCCGAACTCTGCTCGCTCCACCCGGACAAGCCCTTCACCTTCTCCGAGAAGTCCTATGCCCTGCCCCGCGGCGACGACGAGTTCAAGGCGTATGTGGACCAGTGGGTCCACCTGGCCACGCATGACGGGACGTACCGGAAGTACGAGGACGCCTGGATGAAGTAG
- a CDS encoding bifunctional 4-hydroxy-2-oxoglutarate aldolase/2-dehydro-3-deoxy-phosphogluconate aldolase: MYRWEITRAALAQRVFAIVRSRTYDEASATADTLLSAGITSLEISLTTPFALEAVTTLTRELGDDAVIGAGTVLDAVSARMAVDAGARFLVSPSLDEEVIRTGHRYGIPVFPGVSTPTEMVRGLELGADALKLFPASAHDPSWLTEVLAPLPQVPLLPTGGVTVDSAPEWIAAGAVAVGMGAALSDGDRDTVAKRAADLLIRLEEAAPDRPEIRGAADF, translated from the coding sequence GTGTATCGCTGGGAAATCACCCGGGCCGCACTGGCGCAGCGTGTTTTCGCCATCGTCCGCAGCCGGACCTACGACGAGGCCAGCGCCACCGCCGACACCCTGCTGTCCGCGGGCATCACGAGCCTGGAGATATCCCTCACCACCCCCTTCGCCCTGGAAGCGGTCACCACACTCACCCGGGAGCTGGGCGATGACGCGGTCATCGGCGCCGGCACGGTCCTTGATGCCGTATCGGCCCGGATGGCGGTCGACGCGGGCGCCCGTTTCCTGGTCTCGCCGAGCCTGGACGAGGAGGTCATCCGTACGGGCCACCGCTATGGCATCCCGGTCTTCCCCGGGGTGTCGACGCCGACCGAGATGGTCCGCGGGCTGGAGCTCGGGGCGGACGCGCTCAAGCTGTTCCCCGCCTCGGCGCACGACCCGTCCTGGCTGACGGAGGTCCTCGCTCCGCTGCCGCAGGTGCCGCTGCTGCCGACGGGCGGGGTGACGGTCGACAGCGCGCCGGAGTGGATCGCCGCGGGCGCCGTGGCCGTCGGTATGGGCGCCGCCCTCTCCGACGGCGACCGTGACACCGTTGCCAAGCGCGCCGCCGACCTCCTCATCCGTCTGGAAGAGGCCGCCCCGGACCGCCCGGAGATCCGAGGCGCCGCGGACTTCTGA